In Anomalospiza imberbis isolate Cuckoo-Finch-1a 21T00152 chromosome 39, ASM3175350v1, whole genome shotgun sequence, the DNA window ctcgtggaagaggcCGTTTTGAGCGGCTCCACGGCGCAGGAACccaacggggaggaaaagccccagagatGCCACACGAGGAGGGGCTGTAAACGCAGATCGCTgggatctgaggaggaaagacccaccctggggcaggcaggtggacagagctccagccagagctcagagctggtggtCCATGAGCAGCCTCATGacagggagaggccctacgagtgcttggagtgtgggaagagcttcaggaagaGTTTCAACCTGATCTGCcaccacaggatccacactggggaacggccctacgagtgcttggaatgtgggaagggcttcagccacAGGTCTGACCTGATTGTCCACCAGAGgttccacactggggagaggccctacgagtgtccccagtgtgggaagaggttccacaccagctcccatctccttgTGCATCAGCGGATTCACACCGAGGAGAGGCCGTTCCACTGCCCCCACTGCGGGATGGGCTTCAAGCACAACTCCACCCTCgtcacccaccggcgcatccacaccggggagaggccctacgagtgtccccagtgtgggaagagcttctcagACCGCTCGTTCTTTACCCGACACCagcggaggcaccggtaagggacGTCCTGCGAGTGCCCCGAGTGCGGGAAGAGCTttgtgcgctgctccagctccatccccactgcagGACCCAcgctgggcagagccctggtgacccacatttCCTCTGATACACAGAGGGAAGTGGCTGgtgttccttttattttgtctcTAATTATCTTTTATCTTCCTCCcttcaaaatacagaaatatgggGTAAAAATCAACAAATTCATCAAAGGCATCTGAAGCCTCACATTTTACTTGTGTTTTGGGGAATCTTGGATTCTGGGAGACATCTGGAAGGATATGGGAGAGGTTGGAGGAATTTGGTTTAGTGgtctttatttctttgcacaccAAATGACAAGAAGTATTGATCTGTCACCACAAAACCAGTCAATACCACTGAAAACTACTGAATCCTACCCCAAAATTACTGGATTCCACCACTTCTCAGGGTGAaattgggttggaaggggatTGGGCAATGTGGGATGCAAATCAGGAGGGGTGAGATGGGCATTGGGTGGGGCAGgatgggtgggatggggtttgggcaGTGTGAAATGGGGGAAATCCAGCTTGGGAAGGGGATCTTGATGTCCAGCAGGGGTGGGATGGTTTGGGACTGGGGAGGCGGTCTGGAGTCTGGAATGAGACAGCCGAAGTTTGGGGATGATTAAGATAGGGGGAGCCCATTACTGAGTGAGTTTTTGAATAGTCTACATTCATGAAGAGATCCCGGGGTATCTCACATGCTTGAGGCAGTTTTGGGGCACTCCCCAACTCTTGGGGTGTTTCCtgagagcagctccatggagccCCATTGCCAGGGGTGGCTGTCACGGGCACGagctcagagctgtgccagagtcCATTGCCTCggtgctggagagcagagaaatgaTGAACGGCCCCAGACATCTCCAGCGTGTGTTTGTGGAGGCCTGCGAGTTTACTGGGGAGAGGGCAACAGCAATCCCCTGGAGAAATGCACCTTAGGCTCTGGGCATCCCTCACAGCTCAGGGTGAGGACAGAAGATTCCCCCAAGGTGCTCTACAGCACTATGTTAATTTGTCCCAGTTCTGTCCTCCCCATTGACCCCTTGGCCTTTCCTACCCCTTTTACCCTCATATGTTCATGTTCTAGCAAGTTCTCCCTTCCCTGTCTTCCCCTTGGTTTATGTCCCCGCCTATCCACCCTGGCATTCCCTATCAGTCCCTTTCCCTGTGCACCACCCCTAAACCCTCAGATCCCTGATGCTCTCCTCCACCCCCTCTTTCCCTGTATTTATACCCTAAACCCTCCTTTGTCTTTGTCTTTAACCCCTGGACCGCTGAGCGTCAGACCCTCACAAACCCTCGCTGGAGCTCCATGCCCGGACCCTCCCGTGTCTTCACTGCCGAGCTgctccgtgtgtgtgtgtgtgtgtgtgtgtgtgtgtgtgtgtgctggggctCTCGTGGCTCCTGCCCGTTAGCACAAAACACTCTCAGGGAAAGTTGTGCCCGCCACCACCCCAGACCACAACAGTGTCCCTTGGGaccaagaggccattgtgacaccgtgggaccaaggagagcattgctgccctgccagacctcatggaaccaaggatccatggggacactgccaggcccaaggatccaaggactttgtgacaccaaggGGTCCCATGGAAgcaaagggacattgtgacagTGGTAGTCcgcatggaatcatggagaccattgggacactctggggcctcatggaaccgtggtgacaccaagttggctgggagtgctgatctgctggagggtaggagggctctgcacagggcccaggacaggctggatccagggcccaaacccaacaaggtgaggtttaacaagtccaactgccaggtcctgcactttggccacaacaacctctgcagcgctacaggctggggacagagtggctggacagcagccaggcagaaagggacctgcagggactgatggaaagcaggctggacatgagccagccgtgtgcccaggtagccaagaaggccaatggctcctggcctggatcaggaatggtgtggccagcaggagcagggcagtgattcttcccctgtgctcagcactggttgggcagcacctcgagtgctgtgtccattTCTGAGCCCCCCAATTttggaaggacatggagggactggagcgtgtccagagaagggcaacaaggctggtgaggggtctggagcacaagtcctgtgaggagcggctgagggagctggggttgtttatcctggagaaggggaggctcagggagacaaggcggtgtcagggcacaggttggacctgatgatctccaaggtcttttccagccttgctgattctgtgattctctgaaaccacccttggagcagttgcaggaggagccctgggcctcctcttcagaagctccagcagcccaggtccctcagctcctcctcacagccccaaagcccatcctgtcagtcctgcagagcctctgcagcccctcctcactgcccagaacagggagccccacagccagacacagcagcccagatgtgcccccctggcctggggtgcctctggcaagggagcagcacgaggcactgcaggagcctgcagacaattcctgcagcacttgtgggatgatcctgctccccaagggacgttcccatggtgccaagtcaggaactggaatggggagtggggccagagaggaaagggcaaccAGGGATGGGTTGTTtacaggggagggaacagggatgggcaatgggaagaaatttgtAGCAGGAAgagcaaagaaagcaaaggtgaagccaaggaaatgctcagggcagtgtgggggtggctgccaggcagccctggctctgagcaacagcgtctgcagtgggacaggaaactcccagctgatgggaacaaactttctggtggactgcagaggccaggacatagctgagtggtttccctggcgtcccccagcccttcctggtcCCAGGgtctgatggcatttgtgctccctcaggttcatgtccccacagcagcagcatgggggtgctcccgcctgctgtgtgcaatgcaaacaggggctcctgagctggtgctgccgtggctgtgcctgcaaggatgcggcacctgtgtgagctgggggagaggccagggctgcagagggggaatgttgttggcagctccatgaggatgctctgggacgctgccctgggctgtccagcgcactggggatggatcagcccctgctctgctgctccttcccgtctcccccagggcccttgcagagcaccagccatgctgtttgcccccagcctgcccacggccagcctggggctgctcacgggggttttctgtgctgagcattggcctggccgtgttcttgagagagcctgggcaaggagcctggagcccccaggccctggcctgaggcgtcagcgctgccccagcagtgcccatgggctgtccctgctgcagccccagcactgccacccccaggactgtgcccggtcccgagagcactcaggccctgcagcaacaccagggccaccagggcagcggggcagggccacgggagcagcactggcaacaccaagtgctgctgctgctgggcacagctgctgtgccagcactgatctgccccagctctgcacacagacattgctgctgcagctccagagaaggcaacaaaagggcatctctgcagaaaactttgctgggacatccttgagttcctttaaagtCCCCGAGATCACAACCCCTCATTGAACAAATGTCTGTAGCCATAGGGAAGgtagagagaaataaaatgagaaatggcaaaaccagtgacatttatttgtggacaatatttaaaaacaaaacaaagaaaaagaacctccaaaacaaaaccagcaagaagtatcaaagattacttttattacaattatttgcagaaattggccagcagtttaatgttcctgaaagcatccagtcatcagtgtccacactgcagccttgagctcctggttcctcaggctgtagatgagggggttcagggctggaggcaccaccgagtagAGAACTGACACTGACTGATCCAGGGAtagggaggacatggaggggggcttcaggtaggaaAATGCCCCAGTGCTGACAaacagggagaccacggccaggtgagggaggcaggtggaaaaggctttgtgccgtccctgctcagaggggatcctcagcacggccctgaagatctgcacataggagaaaacaatgaacacaaaacagccaagtcctaaacaaatggaaaacacaagtgtcgtggtttgacatggaagtgatttttttttttcttcaggaagttgggtcaaaccaatcagtggtcaagtttggatattggcacctgaagtgaccactgaagatagggatacgcctctgagaacacagggggttaaaagcaagaactcccaagagctcgctctctttggttccggtcaaggtgctgtgcagacctcccctgcccagccatggggctgggtgggggagggggagccatgaggcctggtcgaggtgagccgaggggtagaaggactggaaccgagccagctcctgtggacggaagggtggagagaagcggagatgtctttgtcattccccccccccagagggaagagacagagagtccggacggtacctgtaactttgccggcacGGAGGAGaagggcgggggggggggggggaaggcgcccagccttggccttgggagtcggctgctgggcagagatatcagccgtccagggagtctgagcttttaaccctttcctgagaaacgaaggctttgtaaaatattactcctccttgagTTGAAGTAGAGGAGAGACAatctgggatccgagatgatggaaaaagaaattctcgagttggaaggagatgatggagtggcttgtggctggacttctcttgttagccgtagactgaaccaaattctcctaacagaagctgcacttagggtggtgcgttggtgtgccaggagacctgtttcagtgatcaccagcagaggagtaaagagaaggtgtggagaagccctctatcttcaaggaagaagaagaggagaagaggacctctgttcttggaccctcagccccaggggaaaatgggggggactgtagtcctaaaaatgagaaactgaactgttgtctcttttggtccatggcaaagcatccttaaaagagccctgtgagcagtctgtccatgcacggtggtgagagcactgtgacatggaaaggagagtgtcaccatggcaaatttcctccgggcagttgccatgtgtgacatggaaacacaagggtggcaattgtgtttcctggggggggtctgtggcacaggagagactcctgtctcccttgaaagactgagtatttgaatatctgaaggggagcaacttgatcaggatcctgggtggtgtctcactattaggtttgtttagaaattaggtgggaggaggaggggtgttttggaaagtcttcatccaggatttagtgtttgtagttttttttctagtagtagtagtttaataaagttctttttttgttactaagatgggcctgctctgctctgttcctgatcacatctcacagcaattatttaaaaaagtatattttcatgggggcgctggcatcgtgccagtgtcaaaccatgacaacaaGAAGCACCAGTTTcctgaggtgggatttggagcaggatagtttgaggatctgtgggatttcacagaagaactggcccagggcattgccatggcacaggggcagggaaaatgtattggctgtgtgcagcagagcattgagaaaggcactggcccaggcagctgctgccatgtgggcaccagctctgctgcccaggagggtcctgtagtgcaggggtttgcagatggacacgtagtGGTtgtagcacatgatggtcaggagggaaagctctgctgagatgaagaacagaaagaaaaagagctgtgcagcacatcctgtgtaggagatggtggtggtgtcccagagggaattgtgcatggctttggggacagtggtgcagatggagcccaggtcgccgagggccaggttgagcaggaagaagaacatgggcgtgtgcaggtggtggccgcaggctacggcgctgatgatgaggctgttgcccaggagggcagccagggagatgcccaggaagaggcagaaatgcaggagctgcagctgccgcgtgtctgccagtgccagcaggaggaagtggctgatggagctgctgttggacattggctgtggctgcacatggggacctgttcacggagaaaaggacagtgaagagttagaggagatacctgtaaccaaaaccaaagccatttcccatacaccTTCCCTTGAACACACAGGGACACAATTCTGTGTTTAAGAGTTtagaggttttcattttaagctccCACCATGTCTCTCCTGCTATTCTTGGATATTATAAACACTCAACATTCCTGATTCCCTCTGGTGGAACAGAGTTCCCTTAGGGAAGATTATAAgtggagactgaggggagatggtctgtcacttcattctctttggagtttctctgggctttcactttttcaaatgaaggatgttcacagtctcatgtttcttttaaaaacactacGGTGCTACTGAGACAgatggatccaccacagcccagctccatatttgtagccaaggactcacgttggtcatttcaccaacccagcagcattttcagtgtcagaacacctctgcctttccccatcaatcttataactcagagatgctctaggacaggtttgAACCCTGGATTAGAGCTCCCAacttggactgaaatctcagggagacttccaagtgtccttctgatggcactggatgcagggagatgcagctccttccctggctgcactgacagcattgcccagagccgggcactggggacagctgtgtcaccctgagccagctgtgccccctcccagagcccccagtgccgggcagctgctcccagccctgtgctctgcagagggaactgggcccggggctgcagagctgccccatgGCTCTGCTgaagctctgcctgcacaggaggggctgcacgccttggagccccggccctgagggcagaggcttggctggggggacaggagggagggggcttgttcagagggaggggctgcactggaggggatcctctggacatctctaaactctccctgccacagcatttctgggtttggttttctctccttccctgatcttctctctgcttcctggggattttcctcctgcaggtgtttccctgtgcttgagctctccctgccagcactcacagaccccaaatctctgtgcactctccttggcctggcagaaccctgcctgtttgcagggcactggctgggggcaggttctgtttgcagcttggagaaaggacagctcagactgagcctgatggctccagcagaggtgatgctggtgctgtccatgggcagagtggctgcaagcacattagggatctcCTGTGAACCTAGTGATCACTAAAAATAACAGTTTGGATGTCTCAGGTGCTTGTCAAAATTCCTAATCAACCATTAATATTTATCCCCCCTCCCTGCAATTCTTCAATAGTAGGAACCTGAATACAAAGTTTTAGGAAATGTGCTCATTTTTACCAAAATCATTGTCTTGGAAATATTCTATGACtgatcagaacccctcagcatatcagagcttcatgagcatttcacctgcactgcaccagaaatactcagagttgtactcacagggtctgtgggcattgggataTTCCggctgtaggagatcactccaggagctgcagctgcattgtcctgcagccagaggttcctgtgccaagggctgccagggattctgccccaggcacttctcagcaccttcccagccctgactgatggaagctctctgtgcctctgtgctgtgcccgggctggctgcaggcagtgccccagccctgctgggctgggagaagagctgctcatccagagaaatgtgcttttgaagttctccttggttgccaggatcaccctctgggccaggagcccggcccagctcagcagcacagacacagcacaaggactttaatgaccctttaatggctttgtgctcaggccctgaacatcaggccctgagagagagctgcagaaacctctccagaactccaagtcagaatccaactccaaagtttctttgacttttaatgggtcccactgagggacacgactgagaaagtgtccccaggccccaggcagagcagagaactggaggcactgatgacaggtggggacaaagagaagccaagtcttggtgccctggggcacaacagggtctgtgccaccaagggctgtcaggagacaccttgtcctgaggcactggggcctcctggcacagccccagccaggctgggcactgtcagccccttgtcctgccctcagcatcccccctagcccacatcccagtggcctcaaggatctgctggaaggagtccctggggagccttgctcaggaatggccctgggggctccttcatgctcccagggactgcaggtttttcaaagcactttggcttttgccttggagtctctgagagctttgtgcagtcatggcctccaattatctgctgtaattagtccctggagaggctttgtcaggaacagcactcagtggggctcattaatgcttcaaggtactgCCATTCTTTTAAGGtgcttggtgtttccctttttatacagattctgtgagaaagattgtgcagtcacagcctgaaattatctgttttaattagccccctgagagctttgtactgacactcagtggggctcattgatgctttgagatactcaaggagtttaaggtactttggattgtccttttcactctgagtctctgagaggtttttgtgccatcctgtcctccaattctctcctccaagaAGTCCAtaaggagcctgtgttggggatggacctcagtggcacccattaatggcttgagaaactttgggtttttactctgactttgactcctggacaggtttgtgcaatctcctctcaggccctgaggtttcagggctcagctccaaatgcaccacggggctcattaggatGAAGCAAGTCCTGAGAAGCGATGGCTGTGCTTTGATTTCTCTCTGCTCTAGTGCAGTTCATCTGGaaggtttccttttacagttatggagaagTATGTctaagagcttctaagaaatatgtattcctattttaaagagtgtcttttattgctgttctcttctgagaagagctgattgctgcattctgtgattgatattgatatAGGGCCGCTCCTAAGGAGGTgtggccaggtcagagaagttttaccttgaggtctgacccagtgtggacaaccttgccccacattcctcaaccccatgtgagaaacaattttcactttcaaaaatgtatATGGTTTTaagaccttatcaaaatacaacagaaaagTTAATAAAGTAAAGAATACAGTGCCAGGACcaaaggattcagtcaccatgtgctcatctacaaaatggatgttctgtctgttatagctccagccccttccaaagtcttgtcaatccactcctccttcgctgtccagtggtggagatcactttcttacagcttgattggagctcaggcgctGTCATAGTAACAAGCCGACcatcccaaatgccctgactactgagggcatcccatgataacaatgcaagggggaagggaaagataacgatccacctacacaacttctcttaacatctacttaatattcaccccttaactgtgagagtcaaccataggattactcatctataacaaacccccattttctttttctataagtcattttgcttgaacatttaattaaaaattttgtctctcttgaaagagtcatactagcatctgttgatgtgcgccaggacagtgggaacaggagaaaagtctcaggttttccttagacacacctatttggaatggacagaagggcctaacagaggtccaggatggctttgactcccatctatcatgcctatgtggttgctacCCATAGTCATTGTaccttaggggtccagaggccagctcagTCTCCCCATCCAGTCCCTGTTgaattcaaagacagttggggaatgacagtggtccgatatggccttttgtccctaccttaccatgcctacagggttgctacccacagcaggggtatgccatcttcttggaagtgaacaaaggggtcttgccctccttcctttgtcttattttcttaaagaagctgtcccattacCTCTTAcggtcccttgtgtacttctcctcaacaggtgctggtaattctcaTCCATGAAAGCAGGAAGACAGTTCacaaactggttggtggaagcttgactttgggcgtcttggtgtttttctggttgtctttcagtctctgcctgagATCCAATCTCATTTCACCTGGTCTGGATGTTATATGTAGTgcattctttgtgtttttcctgctgggcctttaactctgttggCCTGAGTCCATCTGTGGGCATGAGttcatccccactctgcagttcacacggccgattcggtggtgagcagttcctgaacgggaccttcccattgaggagttaaaggctgatctctccatgacttgatcatcaCGCAATCCCCAGGATTAATGTTATGgactctgaaatccagggtggctgtttgaggaattgcccctttatgtcttagcccttctaaggtttctgctatagacataacatacttcttggcattggcttccccttcctcataggtggcagccctctggggtgaggtcaaaaagggtaacccaaacgacatttcatagggtgacacccccagatctgacttGGGATGAGTTGTAAGTcataataaggacaaagggagacatttcatCCATGACATTTGGGTTTCAAACATCAGCTTATCTAGAGcccttttaagagtttgattcattcTCTCAATGTGActagaactctgtggatgccttggagtgtgtaattcccatttactcccagggtttgaacaaatttttgcaatatttcagaggtgaaatgagctccttggtgtcacgatccgcttgtgcggggtgtcatgatggttcttttcaccgatcccaaaagtgcaaaaaggcaaacaacaagggactatcagttaatcacaacaaatgcacctttattaggggccaaaacagtaaatgcgatagtggggatcagaaaggagataaaaggatggagagagagagagagagagagagagagagaaaagagggggatgggaatagctaccaacacaggcaagatcctcactggtccggacgatggggatccgtctggtcgtgtcggggaagtcttcaaagttctggtcaactcaggggtccacTTATAGTCCacggagaaaaaaaaggggggaacatgcaggacaatgagagtctattgtaattgctgcgggggaacaggtgagtccactgaaaccaccgaagcaggacaaacacaatgaagaataagtccattggaattactgaagaagaacaggtcatgtcattagtggtttccccactccctgtggtaggggtctcagtctcagaccttaggaggagggttttccatctccatccgtctgtcacagtggtaatggggcagatgagaggtcttcagtgagagaccactagggtcaccccaaagttcattcagcttcaaaaggcgagtgggcaaatat includes these proteins:
- the LOC137464243 gene encoding zinc finger protein 239-like, yielding MEEEEAARKMPWDTQAGEEEVSAPFPLSPAPSPSPARPWLVEEAVLSGSTAQEPNGEEKPQRCHTRRGCKRRSLGSEEERPTLGQAGGQSSSQSSELVVHEQPHDRERPYECLECGKSFRKSFNLICHHRIHTGERPYECLECGKGFSHRSDLIVHQRFHTGERPYECPQCGKRFHTSSHLLVHQRIHTEERPFHCPHCGMGFKHNSTLVTHRRIHTGERPYECPQCGKSFSDRSFFTRHQRRHR